The Longimicrobium sp. genome has a window encoding:
- a CDS encoding BlaI/MecI/CopY family transcriptional regulator, whose amino-acid sequence MPPSPPLDLGRRERQIMDAVYRLGRATAAEVLAELPDPPSYSAVRGMLRLLEEKGYLRHEQDGPRYVYLPTTEPDEARRSALKHLLRTFFDNSRESAVAALLDLGGQPLSDDEHARLSALLDQARDPGEDDR is encoded by the coding sequence ATGCCGCCATCCCCTCCCCTGGACCTGGGCCGCCGCGAACGGCAGATCATGGACGCCGTCTACCGGCTCGGGCGCGCCACCGCCGCCGAGGTGCTGGCGGAGCTTCCCGATCCCCCCAGCTACTCGGCCGTGCGCGGGATGCTGCGGCTGCTGGAGGAGAAGGGCTACCTGCGCCACGAGCAGGACGGCCCGCGCTACGTCTACCTCCCCACCACCGAGCCCGACGAGGCCCGCCGCTCGGCGCTCAAGCACCTGCTGCGCACCTTCTTCGACAACTCCCGCGAATCCGCCGTGGCCGCGCTGCTGGACCTGGGCGGGCAGCCGCTTTCCGACGACGAGCACGCGCGGCTCTCCGCGCTCCTGGACCAGGCACGCGACCCCGGAGAAGACGACCGATGA